Part of the Phycisphaerae bacterium genome is shown below.
TTTTCGGGCCTGGACATCGTCAACTGCACGATTTCAAAGAACATCGCGACATCCGGTGGTGGCGGCGTCTACTACCTTGATTGCGACTCAGGAATCGCCAACTCCAGGATCACGGAGAACATCGCGTCATCCGGAGGCGGGATCTGCGTCGAGGGCGCGAATGTGATAGTCGCCGACTGCACCATCGCGGGAAACAATGCGTCCGACGGCGGAGGGATCCACAGCATCGGGTCCTCCCCCACGTTCGCCAACACCATCGTAGCCTTCAATTCATCCGGAGTGTACAAGACCGAAACGGGCACTCCGGTGCTGCGTTACAGCTGCGTTTTCGGCAACACGGCCTACAACTACTCCGGCCTGGCCGATCCGACCGACACCAACGGCAACATCTCGCTGAATCCGCTATTCAGTTCGGCGAGCCCGGGACCGGATGCCACCTGGGGGACCGGTGACGATATTCTGGACAACTTACGACTGCAGGCCGGTTCACCCTGCATCGACGCCGGCAGGAATGCCGATGTCGGTTCTGATCGGGCCGACCTCGACGGGGATGGGAACACATCCGAGCCACTGCCGTTCGACCTGGCCGGCTGGCCACGGTTTTCCGAGGATCCCGCCACCGCGGACACCGGCGCGGGCACGCCGCCGATCGTGGACATGGGGGCGTACGAGTACTTCCCCACCGCCAACGCGGAGTACGAGCAACTCGTGGTTGGGGTGGAGCAGGTCGGCATTGGCCCGCTCGTCCCCGGACCTGTTTACGCCATATCTGAAGGTTGGCACGCGATTGTCGCAGGCGATGAGGATTCGCCTCCTCCATCTGAATTCATGATTGCGCGCGAGTTTGCGCTGGGGCGAGTCGTGGTTGTCGGAGCCGAGGGACTTCTCACCAAGGCTGCTGAGCTTGATAATGGGCAGCTCATGCTTAACTCCCTCGATTGGCTGCGGAACACCGGCGGCACGAGGGTCGGATATACGACTGGTCACAGTGAGATAGTGAACCCAGCTAATGAGGCTTCATTTGCGGCTCTCCTCTCCCAAGCCGGCTACACACTCACCGGAATCCCAGGGCCCATCGCCGCCGGCGCCCTGGATAATGTGGACGTGTTAATCGTGCCCGCCGCCTGGGCACTTGATCAGACTGAGATCAACGCTATGAAGCTCTTTGTCGAACACGGAGGAGGGCTCTGGCTGTTCGGCTTAGGCTGGTCCTACCCGGGAGATATCAACGATTACGCCATGAATCACCTGTCCGAGGTGTTTGGCGCGAGGTTTATTCGCGGGTACATCACTGATCCCACAAACCAGTATCAAGGACAAGCTGTTCTGAGTGCCTTCTATCCCGATGCGGGATTCGCAGGCCTGCCAGACTCCCAAGAGTTCGTGCTTCAGACCCACGCCAACTACGGAGCGGCCTTGCCTTCCGCACTGGAGCAGGATGGCTCTTTGCGCCGAAGTTTCGTCACCGCTCATCATATGGTTGTCGTTCCCACGGTGGAGTTCGGAACGACTCACGCCGCGCGCAGCACAGTATACGATTGGACGAAACAACTGATGCAGCAGTGTCCTGGCGCTTATGCGAAGAACCAGCCTATCGACAGGCAACTCTATCCGACGACTGCCTGTATTCGGGAGCGGTGTTGGCGCACCTGGCGCGATGCGCGCGACTTATCCCCCGATGTTGTCTCGGACATGGCTACCCTTGGCCAGTTGTCCGGACATCGCCTCGATCTCCTTGAGCATTTCGGAATCGTCATTCTGGACAATCAATCCCTCGACCAAAGTCAACTAAACTACTTGCATGATCTGCTGGATGCCATCCCACAACAACTGCACAACGTCAGAAGCATTTCTGTGTCCTCTCTCATTGGGAATCCCGACATCGGGTTTGTTTCAGCCTCGGTGCATGGCTTTCTGGGCGTCGGATTGCCGGCTGCGATAAACATCTTCGACACTCCTCTTGATCGTGGCCCGGAAAACTCGTTTCCCCCTGATATTACAGGTGCCTTTGTGCCAGTGTTCACCGGAGCCGCTGCACATGAACTGAACCATGTGGTGGACAGCCACTCGGTGTACGGGGGCGCCGCCTTCTCGACGAGACGTGCACAACTCATCGCTGACGCCGGTGGTTCCAGCCAGAATTACCTGCGCAGCATGCTGCCTGATGGATTCTTCGTGTCGTACCCGCAGGAGTTCTTCGCCTCAATTGCGAATGAGTGGTTCCATGATTCCGTCAAGACGATTCAGTTGGGGTTACTCCGGTTCGACGCCGGCCTCCATCACCCGATCAATCAAGCCCTCTTCTTTGCAGACGTGTATTCACTCGGCAGCGACGTGACGAGGTTCTTTCAAACGAATGAGCAGGGTGCGATCACAGCAACGCAAGCGCCGATCCATCGAGACCCCAACGGGTTCATCGACCGAGTGGTGCTCAAAAACGTGCAGTACGATTTCGATCTGGACGCGTCCGGCAAGGTAACGGGTTACCAGGAGACGTGCCTCGCCGCGGACTGCTGCCCTGCCATCCTCTACGTCGACGAGAATGCTTCAGGCAGCACGCAGGACGGCCTCTCGTGGGACACTGCCTATTCAACGTTGGGCGATGCCCTCGACCGCATCACCGCCGGCGGATGCGTCCCAGGGCGCACCGGCGTAATCCGAGTCGCCGATGGCATCTACCGGCCCGACCAAGGCAGTCTGCGGGCCGCGGGGGATCGGGACGCCACGTTTCACCTGGAGAATTACGTCAGAATCGAGGGAGGCTATCCAGGACATGGTAGTCAATCGCCCGACCTGCGAGATATCTTGTCGCATCCAACCATACTAAGCGGTGATTTGTTGTTAGACGACGCGGGTGGAGTTGGTGATCCGACGCGATCCGAGAATGCCTATCACGTAGTCAACGCGAGTGTTGTCGATCGCACCGCGGTTTTGGATGGCGTTACGATAGAGCACGGTCACGCTAACGGTGAGAGGCTATCAGAGCGATCCTTCGGAGGGGGTATTCTTGGCAGTATATCCAATGCGACGTTCAGGAATTGCGTTATTCAGGAGAACTACGCGGGATTTGAAGGCGGTGGTGGTCGTCTGTGGAGTGGACTGCCCTTGTTTGGTGAATGCACCTTCCGGAACAACTATGCGGAAGACCGGGGAGGGGCCTTTTTCGGGGAGGGCGCATTTCATGCTTGCGAGTTTCTCGGCAACTACAGTTACGCAGCGGGCGCTATTTGGTCGGGCATCCTGGAAGCAAGTCAATGCACGTTCGCAGGCAACACGGCCGTCTTCTCCGGCGCGGTGCGCGTGCAACCCCCCTCGGGAGCAATCAGCAACTGCACTTTCGCCGCCAACCACTCGATCAACGATGCCGGAGCCGTGAATTGCGCCGACGGCGCTGCTGTGTTCGTCGTCAACTCGGTTCTGTGGGCAAACACGAGCAACAACGCCGTCTCTGAAGAGCATCGCCAAATAATGGTTTTCGGAGGCGCGACCGCCGCCGTCGACCACTGCTGTGTGCAGGGATGGACCGGAGCGCTTGGAGGCGCGGGCAATCTTCTGACGGACCCACTGTTTGTGCGTATGCCCGATCCGGGTGTCGACGGTCAATGGGATGGGGTCGATGACGACTACGGCAGCCTGCAGTTCCACCGCCAGTCACCGTGCATCGACGCAGGAAACAATGCGGCGGTACCGGCGGATACGGCCGACCTCGATGCCGACGGAGACACCAGCGAGCCGTTGCCGTTCGACTTGGCCGGTTGGGCTCGGTTCTTTGACGACCCCGCAACGACAGATACTGGTGCGGGCACACCACCGATCGTTGACATGGGAGCGTATGAGTTCTTCCCCACCGCCAAGGCGGACTTCGATGCCGATGGCGATGTGGATTCAGACGATCGTGCCGTTTTTGAGGCCTGCGCTACCGGCCCGGCGATTCCCTACAACCCGATAGCACTGCCCGAACCCGAGCCCGGGTGTACGCTCGTGCCCGATGCCAACGGCCATATCGCGGCCGACTTTGACGAGGACAACGACGTAGATCAATCAGATTTCGGCTCGTTCCAGCGCTGCTACAGCGGTCAAGGCAACCCCGCGGAGGCCGGCTGTGGGGACTGATCATAGTGTGGACTGCACTGAGGAGAAGGAAGATGCGACCTGTGATTTCTGCCGTGATGATCGTGCTGGGGGGAAGTGTCTGTGCAGCACTGGGCGGGCCCATCGCCGGTGACGCGCCGGCACGGTTGCTGAAAGAGGTGCCCCGCGAGCAGGTTGAGGCGCTGGCTGCGTCTATCGACGGACGCACGCTCATCGTGGATTGGCACGGCACCTGGGATTACGCCACGATCCAGGCCGCTCTCAACGCGGCCGAGTCCGGCGACACGATCATCGTGCTGCCCTCGACGGGGTCGCCCAGCGGCGCCTACGTCGAGAACATCACCATCCCCGCCATCCCGCTCACGCTGCGGAGCATCAACCGGCAGGACCCGGCCATCGTCGCGGCAACCATCATCGACGGGAACCAGGCCGGGAGTGTGGTGACGTTTGCCGAGGGTGCTTCCACGGAAACCGGGTTGAATGGCTTCACCGTTCGCAATGGCACCGGGACGCTTTCAGGAGGTTACTACTATGGTGGCGGGGTCTACTGCCATGCTTCCTCGCCGACGATCGCCAAGTGCACGATCACGGGGAACAACGCGACATCTGGCGGCGGAATCGCCTGCATCGCGTCTTCCCCGACGATCGTCGACTGCACCATTGCGGGGAACAGCGCGTCATCCGGCGGCGGTGGCGGGGTCTACTGCCACTCTTCCTCACCGACTATCAGCAACTGCACGCTTACCGACAACAGCGGCTCCGGAGTGTACTGCTATTCTTCCTCCGCGATGATCGCCAACTGCACCATCGCGGGAAACAGTGGGTGGTCCGGAGGCGGGGTCTACTGCAACCATTCCGCCCTGACCATAACCAATTGCACGATCGCGGATAACGACGCGTCAGACGGTGGCGGAATCAGCTGCTACTATTCCTCCCCAACGATCGCCAACACCATTGTGGCACTTAATTCTTCCGGCATCTATAGGTCCGGTTCGGACATGCCGAGTTTGAGCCACAACTGCGTGTACGGCAATACGGCCTACAACTACTCGGGCCTGTCCGCCGGCGTGGGTGACATTTCGCTCTATCCGCGGTTCATGAACCTCGCGGCGGGCAACTACGGCCTGTCACCAGGTTCGCCTTGCATCGACGCGGCGAACAACGCCGACGTACCCGCTGATTCTGCGGATCTGGACGGCGACGGCGACACAGTCGAGCCGTTGCCGTTGGACCTGGCTGGCCGGGCTCGATTCGTGGATGACCCGTGGACCCCGGACACGGGCGCCGGCACGCCGCCGATCGTGGACATCGGAGCGCACGAGTTCTTCGTTACCGCCAGGGCTGACTTCGATGCCGACGGCGATGTAGATGTGGATGACTTAGCCGTTTTTGAGGTCTGTGCGACCGGTCCGGCCATTCCCTACAACGCGGCCAGCCTGCCCGAGCCTGAGCCTGGCTGCACGTTGATGCCCGACGGCAACGGCCATATCGCTGCCGATCTCGACATCGACCGCGACGTGGACCAGGGCGACTTCGGACTCTTCCAGCGCTGCTACAGCGGTGAGG
Proteins encoded:
- a CDS encoding right-handed parallel beta-helix repeat-containing protein, producing MRPVISAVMIVLGGSVCAALGGPIAGDAPARLLKEVPREQVEALAASIDGRTLIVDWHGTWDYATIQAALNAAESGDTIIVLPSTGSPSGAYVENITIPAIPLTLRSINRQDPAIVAATIIDGNQAGSVVTFAEGASTETGLNGFTVRNGTGTLSGGYYYGGGVYCHASSPTIAKCTITGNNATSGGGIACIASSPTIVDCTIAGNSASSGGGGGVYCHSSSPTISNCTLTDNSGSGVYCYSSSAMIANCTIAGNSGWSGGGVYCNHSALTITNCTIADNDASDGGGISCYYSSPTIANTIVALNSSGIYRSGSDMPSLSHNCVYGNTAYNYSGLSAGVGDISLYPRFMNLAAGNYGLSPGSPCIDAANNADVPADSADLDGDGDTVEPLPLDLAGRARFVDDPWTPDTGAGTPPIVDIGAHEFFVTARADFDADGDVDVDDLAVFEVCATGPAIPYNAASLPEPEPGCTLMPDGNGHIAADLDIDRDVDQGDFGLFQRCYSGEGNPADPECAGGIPLSSLQSAADAAARAGVAGFDSSGPGWALALQTAIDVLAAHDAPNLPEMNTSLLVNPALVEVLDDVNTPDNAWDKVLTWDYATSGRTGMDADKNLVVRIQRGRCYRDDAGNMVFESLEHDAATNTGWVTANPNIPPFMAANAVLVELERPEP